In bacterium, the DNA window GTGACGTATCTTCCTGAAAAAACACCGATATTTTATGAAGGTCCGACGGGAAGCGGGGGGTTGAGATTGCCTCCTCCGATTCCGACCACCGTGCCGGCTCCCGCCGAAGGTATTTCCGAACGGATTTCTGAGCCGGTGATTACCTCTTCCGGACCAAGCGTGTCTAAGTCGCCGGCAGAAACCCTGCCGCCCATCGGCGAGCCGCCAACAGAGTCTCAATCAGGGCCGGAGATTGTGCCGCCCGAAACAGCAACGGAGGACATTTCCGTGACCTTAGAAATGGTGCCATCCGAAGCCGGGGCGGTCGCGAAATCCGAACAAGCCGCGCCGACGGAAGAACGTATTGAGTTTAATTTCGATTTTATACCGGAATCGGCCGATAGCGACACCCAATTAATTATTGGTACGGATATTGCTCCGCTCGGCAGATCATTCGGCGATGGAGAACCTCTGAATACGCGACCGAGCGTCGGTGAGCTTCTTGTATCTGACTTTTTGCCTCCGCTGTTGACGACCGGGCCGATTGTCACAGATCAACAACCCCCTATTATCGGCCTTGGCGAGAGCGAACAAGTAAACGCTATTGCTCCGGAAGTGAGTGGAGATCTTGAGTTTGCCGATGAAGGTGAAGCTCCCGCGACCCAAAAAAACTTATCGGATGGATTGTCAGCGGTGGGAGGCGGCACCTTTGACGGCGACATGCTGAATTTTTCCTCTCAAGATTTTCGTTTGCCATCGGGTCTTGTGGTTGGCGACATTTCGGTCGCGAGTAACTTGCCGCAATTTTTGACACCGACGCAAATCGTTATATCGGATTTACCGGCACCAATCATCGGTAAGGGTTCTCCTCTGCAAATAAATGCCGTTGTTCCGGATGATGGTCCGGCGCCGGAGCCGGTAGATGTTACGCTTGAATTAGTTGATGGAGTTGCCGATGCTGTTCAAGGCGCCGTCGAAACCATTTATGAAACCCTGCGATTTCAATAAGGCAATTAAAAACTAAAATTATGATCCACATTATTCAACGAAGAAAAATTTTAACCGGAGTCGCGATCGTGGCAACATTATTTCAATTAATGCCGTTCGGCGCGTTCGCGCAGGTTGCGGGGATTAAAGCGTTGCCTTCGGTGCCGGTGCCAATGCCGGCAAGCGCGCCGGCGCCGGCTGATCATCCGGCGGTGCCTCAGCCCACCCCGTCATCCGGCGGCTCTGCTGCTCAACCGACACCGCTTCCGACTGCCGGGTCCGGTGGCGCGGGAACTCCAATTGACAACGGGGGATTATGGGCCGGTTCGCCAATTGGCACCGCGCCGGCGAAGCCGTTATATACGGTTGCGGCTGTGGTGCCAAAAGTGGCGTTAGATGCTATTGCAACACGTTCCACAATCGGCGCGGTTCGTTTTAAAGATATTTTGAGCATACAAGGTACTAGCATCGCTCAAGTTGTAGCGATGCGCGATGGTGCGGTCGTTAAATTTACATTTACTCCGGCGGGTGGTTCAAAGATTGTGAATGCGAATTTCCAACGATCGGGGTTTTCCGGATTTTTCAGTTCGCAATCTCCGTGCTCAATATTGGGTGACAGCGCGGTATGCGCGACAACCGGCCCAGGAAATGTTCATTTTGACGTTATGCCGACGAATAGTTTTGGGGATGTGGCGTATAACATAGCAAAAATTGATCCCAGAGATCTTGGCGATCTTACGACTCCGACAAGGGCATTCTATGATGAGTTGCTGAACGAGATTCATGGGGCGGGGTCCGGAGCCGAACAATTCGCCAAACTTCCCGATGGTACGGTTGTAAACATGATTGATGTTATTCTTGGCGAGAATCTCAAGGCCCCAAACACCGTGCTTTTGGAGGCGAAAAGCGAAATCGCTAACATCCTCGTACTGGCGCTCAAGAGAGAGAGAGAATGGGCGAAAATGTGTCTTGGTAGGGATTCAGCCGCGGCAAGAGGAAGCAATGATTCTAGTTGGCTGAGCGGGGATGTCTCAAGTATGGCTGATGGAATGACCGAAACGCTTAAACAGGCGGGAAAAGAAAAATTATGCAGTGACGCGGAGAAAATTTCCGAGCAGATTGATGGATTTTTGAGCGCGCTTCAAAGTGGTCCGTTGGGTCTATTTACTTCCTGTAAGTTGGACTTCGCTCAGCTCATCGCCGCGGCACGGGCGGGTTACGCGGCACGGGGAGGTTCTGAGCTTGACCCCAATATTGAGGCGCTACTTGCCGGCATGCCTGCCGATGATGTGATGATGGTCGCGCAAAAAGCGGACGCGGACGCGGCGCAGATCCGAAAGCTCGCGAACTTGGTTGGGGCCGCGAAAAGCGTGGGGTCAACGGATGATAAATCCGAAAAAGAAAAGGAGGCACTCATCAATGACTTGCGCGCAAGGGGTTCGCAATATACGAGTGCGAAAAACGAACTTAACTCTTGGTACGAAGTGGGATATGAGTCGCCCAATGGAGCTGTATCCTCCGCTCGTTCTCGTTGATGATATAAAAACACTCGCCTGAGGCGAGTGTTTTTGTGTATTATTGTGCCGCCGGTCGGAGAATCTCACTGCTCAGCCCCGCGTTGCGGGGCTTGCACTCTAAAACTCAGCGGTTTTAGTATTTCCGCAATGGTGAAACTCCCGTTTTCCCCGACTTCGTCGACCGAAGCCGACTACGACGGGCGGAGGCCGACCCCTTTCCGGTTCGACTCCCCGAGCACAAACAAAAATCCGCGCTTTTGCGCGGACTTTTGTTTGTGCTCGGGGGGAGAGTCGGCTACAAGTAAATTTCCTGACGGAAATTTCTCGCAGCCCGGTGAATTATTAAATAACAAATCCAAAAAGGTGCCGACAGGCCACCCCTCGCGGCGCTCGCCTTTCGCTTTCAGCGAAAACTCGCGCATCGCTGCGGTCTTCTCCTCCCCCCACGCAGGCCAAGCAGTTGGCCTGCTCCGCGTCAAATTCGCTTCGCTCATTTGTGCTCGGGGGGAGAGTCGAACTCCCATGAGGTTACCCTCGCTGGTTCTTGAGACCAGTGCGTATGCCATTTCGCCACCCGAGCATTGTTTGGATGGGTTCTGCTTTTAGTTGATACTGCCATAAAATTGTGTCAGAGTAAAGATGTTATGCCCCGTGCTACAACTTCGACGATGCTCTTCTACGTCTATGTTTTGGAGAGCTTAAAAGATGGAAAGCGATATATTGGCTTCACAAACAATCTACGGCGTCGGTTTGAAGAGCATCAAAAAGGACAGAGCTTCTCAACAAAATATCGACTACCTTTTAAACTTATTTATTTTGAAGCATGCACAAACAGGGATGATGCGGTGCGTCGTGAAGAGTATTTCAAATCCACGGGAGGAAACAGATTTCTCGCAAAAAGGTTGAAGGTATATTATAAAGTTAAATCGAAGTTGTAGCACAGGGTATGGCTCGTGTCATCGCTGTTTGCAATCAAAAAGGTGGTGTTGGAAAAACAACCACGGCAGTTAATTTGGCGGCGTATTTGGCGTTGCTGGGTAAGAAGACGTTACTCATTGATTTTGACCCGCAGTCCAATGCGAGCTCGGCGTTGGGATTTGATAAAAAAAGCGATGCAGGCACGGTATATGACGGACTGCTTGGCAAAGTGCCTCCGGTAAAACTGGTGCAGGCGTCATCGGTGCCGAAACTTGATTTCATTCCCGCGCACCCCGATCTTGCGGGGGTCACGGTTGAGCTGCTGCAAAAACCGGAGCGTGAACGGTATCTGCATCGGTTGCTTGACCCGTTCCGGTATTTGTACCAGTACATTCTTATTGATCTTCCGCCGAGTGTTAGTTTGCTTACGGTGAACGGACTTGTCGCGGCCGACGAGGTGCTTATTCCCGTGCAGTGCGAATACTACGGCCTTGAGGGGTTGGGACAGCTTTTGGAAACCGTGGACCTCATCAACAAAAATCTTGGCCGTAATCTGAAGATCGCGGGTGCCTTGATTACCATGTACGACGCGCGGGAGCACTTGTCGCGCGAGGTTTCAAAGGAAGTGCGGAGAAAATTCGCCGGCCATGTGTACGGAGTTGAAATTCCGCGCGCGGTGGCGCTTGCCGAGGCGCCGAGTTTCGGAAAACCTATCGCGCTTTACGCGCCGGAGTCCATCGGCGCCCGGGCGTATGAACGGCTGGCGCGGGAAATTGTGGCGCAAGAGGCCACGCAGAATATTGATCGCTTCCGTCAGGAGGTAAGGGTGCCGGTGCGGCTTGTGCAAAGTAGCGCGACGATTACCACACCCGTTGCATCACTTGCCATACTTCCGGAGCCGGTCGTGGCGAGCGCGCCGGCTGAGACAAGC includes these proteins:
- a CDS encoding GIY-YIG nuclease family protein translates to MLFYVYVLESLKDGKRYIGFTNNLRRRFEEHQKGQSFSTKYRLPFKLIYFEACTNRDDAVRREEYFKSTGGNRFLAKRLKVYYKVKSKL